From Rubrivirga sp. SAORIC476, a single genomic window includes:
- a CDS encoding DUF4126 family protein, with protein sequence MSTPTSLLAAGLGWAAGMRSMTPPAVLARTLVSQRPSIPLLARRRRQPARVLGTDRAATLLTVAAAGELTADKLPVAPPRTSPPALFGRLASGALAGATVAAIRRQNPVLPALVGAASAVASSFVMMDLRKRVGEALDVPDPAVAVVEDVLAVAISVAASHSATG encoded by the coding sequence ATGAGCACTCCCACCTCCCTCCTCGCCGCTGGCCTCGGCTGGGCCGCCGGGATGCGCAGCATGACGCCACCCGCCGTCCTGGCGAGGACGCTCGTCAGCCAGAGGCCCTCCATTCCACTCCTGGCTCGCCGACGCCGTCAGCCCGCTCGCGTACTCGGTACCGACCGCGCCGCGACGCTCCTCACGGTCGCCGCCGCGGGAGAGCTGACCGCTGACAAGTTGCCCGTGGCGCCACCGCGGACCTCGCCCCCTGCGCTGTTCGGTCGGCTCGCGTCGGGCGCGCTCGCGGGCGCGACCGTCGCCGCGATCCGTCGCCAGAACCCGGTGCTTCCTGCGCTCGTCGGCGCTGCCAGCGCGGTGGCCTCGTCGTTCGTGATGATGGACCTCAGGAAGCGAGTTGGGGAGGCGCTGGACGTGCCGGACCCCGCCGTGGCCGTCGTCGAGGACGTGCTGGCGGTCGCGATCAGCGTGGCAGCGAGCCATAGTGCCACCGGCTGA
- a CDS encoding S8 family serine peptidase: MTLRSLLVAALVLATPAFAQDGPPADWHLLDRDADGVEGIGLAAAYAALPDRAPAEVVVAIIDSGVDITHPDLAPVLWTNPGEIAGDGIDNDENGYVDDVHGWSFLGGPDGRNMEHDTYELARLVALCRAGTPDATYSDCDALEAALDEERAPLAQQAVQLAPVLAAAEAADARLRVKYGDDYSLEDLDGTDDPGPLLFLAQQGASLSDLKTYVESVESRLQYGLNPDYDVRDLVGDDYSDVTEQFYGNADVAGPDPNHGTGVAGLVAAVRGNDTGIDGIAPARIMVLRAVPGGDERDKDIANAIRYAVGNGARVINMSFGKSYSPQKGAVDEAVAYAVANNVLLVHASGNSGEDIDVADNFPTRTLLDGTVTNGWLEVGASTSDASAIAAGFSNYGQTAVDLFAPGENVTSLKPGGGIQTANGTSFASPVVAGVAALVMAYYPDLSAEEVRQILLASSARLDVETTRPGAEDLVPFATLSVTGGVVDAAAAVQMAADRTGASMPPASD, from the coding sequence ATGACCCTCCGCTCTCTGCTCGTCGCCGCGCTCGTGCTCGCGACGCCCGCCTTCGCCCAGGACGGCCCGCCCGCCGACTGGCACCTGCTCGACCGTGACGCCGACGGCGTCGAGGGCATCGGCTTGGCCGCGGCCTACGCGGCCTTGCCCGACCGCGCGCCCGCCGAGGTGGTCGTGGCCATCATCGACTCCGGCGTCGACATCACGCACCCCGACCTCGCGCCGGTACTCTGGACCAACCCCGGCGAGATCGCGGGCGACGGCATCGACAACGATGAGAACGGGTACGTGGACGATGTCCACGGCTGGAGCTTCCTCGGCGGTCCGGACGGCCGCAACATGGAGCATGACACCTACGAACTGGCCCGCCTCGTGGCGCTCTGCCGCGCGGGCACGCCGGATGCGACGTACTCCGACTGCGACGCCCTGGAGGCCGCCCTGGACGAGGAGCGCGCGCCCCTCGCGCAGCAGGCCGTCCAGCTCGCGCCGGTGCTCGCCGCCGCGGAGGCTGCCGACGCCCGCCTCCGCGTCAAGTACGGCGACGACTACTCGCTGGAGGACCTCGACGGCACCGACGACCCGGGCCCGCTCCTCTTCCTCGCCCAGCAGGGCGCGTCGCTCTCCGACCTGAAGACGTACGTCGAGTCGGTCGAGAGCCGCCTCCAGTACGGCCTCAACCCGGACTACGACGTGCGCGACCTCGTCGGCGACGACTATTCGGACGTGACGGAGCAGTTCTACGGCAACGCCGACGTGGCCGGGCCGGACCCGAATCACGGCACCGGCGTCGCCGGGCTGGTCGCGGCCGTGCGAGGCAACGACACGGGCATCGACGGCATCGCGCCCGCTCGCATCATGGTGCTGCGCGCCGTCCCCGGAGGCGACGAGCGCGACAAGGACATCGCCAACGCGATCCGCTACGCCGTCGGCAACGGCGCCCGCGTCATCAACATGAGCTTCGGCAAGAGCTACTCGCCGCAGAAGGGCGCCGTCGACGAGGCCGTGGCCTACGCCGTGGCGAACAACGTCCTGCTGGTGCACGCGTCCGGCAACTCGGGCGAGGACATCGACGTGGCGGACAACTTCCCGACGCGTACGCTCCTCGACGGGACGGTCACGAACGGCTGGCTGGAGGTCGGCGCGAGCACGTCCGACGCGTCGGCGATCGCGGCCGGCTTCTCCAACTACGGCCAGACGGCCGTCGACCTGTTTGCGCCGGGCGAGAACGTCACGTCGCTGAAGCCCGGTGGCGGCATCCAGACGGCCAACGGCACCTCGTTCGCCTCGCCGGTGGTGGCGGGCGTGGCGGCGCTCGTGATGGCCTACTACCCCGACCTCTCGGCCGAGGAGGTCCGCCAGATCCTGCTCGCGTCGTCCGCTCGCCTCGACGTCGAGACGACGCGGCCGGGCGCCGAGGACCTGGTGCCCTTCGCGACGCTCTCCGTCACCGGCGGCGTGGTCGACGCGGCGGCGGCGGTCCAGATGGCGGCCGACCGCACCGGCGCCTCGATGCCCCCGGCGAGCGACTGA
- a CDS encoding ferritin-like domain-containing protein, with protein MSSPLLQDAAAATSRRDFFKRAGFGLGAVVAASSLQACDSDPVDGDVVTLDFSSDVGVLNYAYALEQLEAGFYATVVGNAAFASTFNADEQAILRDLAAHEGIHRDFFEAAISGAGATPIPDLTPDFSSIDFTSRSSVLGTALVFEDLGVGAYNGAGQYIASADYLLIAGKIVSVEARHASVIAGLITPNSISGAGVVDNNGLDQALMPSAVLSAAAPFIQDTIRAINVPAS; from the coding sequence ATGTCCTCCCCTCTCCTCCAAGACGCCGCGGCCGCGACCAGCCGCCGCGACTTCTTCAAGCGCGCCGGCTTCGGCCTCGGCGCCGTCGTCGCGGCCTCCAGCCTCCAGGCCTGCGACTCTGATCCCGTCGATGGCGATGTCGTGACGCTCGACTTCTCCAGCGATGTCGGTGTGCTGAACTACGCCTACGCCCTCGAACAGCTCGAGGCGGGCTTCTACGCGACTGTCGTCGGCAATGCGGCGTTCGCGAGCACCTTCAACGCAGACGAGCAGGCCATCCTCCGCGACCTCGCCGCGCACGAAGGCATCCACCGCGACTTCTTCGAGGCGGCCATCAGTGGGGCTGGCGCGACCCCCATTCCGGACCTGACGCCCGACTTCTCGTCGATCGACTTCACGAGCCGGTCGAGCGTGCTCGGCACGGCGCTGGTGTTCGAGGACCTCGGGGTCGGTGCCTACAACGGCGCGGGCCAGTACATCGCGAGTGCGGACTACCTGCTGATCGCGGGCAAGATCGTCTCCGTCGAGGCGCGTCATGCGTCGGTGATCGCGGGGCTGATCACGCCCAACTCGATCTCTGGGGCGGGCGTGGTGGACAACAACGGCCTCGACCAGGCGCTGATGCCGAGCGCTGTGCTGTCGGCCGCGGCCCCGTTCATCCAGGACACGATCCGGGCCATCAACGTCCCGGCCTCGTAG
- a CDS encoding ferritin-like domain-containing protein translates to MTSLLSYFDTEADAPSSRRDALGTVGKLGLGAAIAAIPFLDPRAAYAQGAGPNQVDIDGNGTFNAFDILNYALTLEYLERSFYRQGLDQGYLGTDRPLIETIERDESAHVTVLRTAISGAGGTPVDYTDSDFDFGTFLDERDDFFALAQSLEDTGVRAYKGQAAAILGSPYLTTALQIHSVEGRHAAAIRRIRGEKGWIPANQASAPVPAVYGAGNGFPAENNTTQGGVSLTTALSGYTPQQITEAFDEGLDMTTVLDIAGGFITGSEGDGND, encoded by the coding sequence ATGACTTCCCTCCTCTCCTACTTCGACACCGAGGCCGACGCGCCCTCGTCGCGCCGCGACGCCCTCGGCACGGTCGGCAAGCTTGGCCTCGGTGCCGCCATCGCCGCCATTCCGTTCCTCGATCCCCGCGCGGCCTACGCGCAGGGCGCCGGTCCGAACCAAGTCGACATCGACGGCAACGGCACGTTCAACGCCTTCGACATCCTCAACTACGCGCTCACCCTGGAGTACCTGGAGCGCTCGTTTTACCGCCAGGGGCTCGATCAGGGCTACCTCGGCACCGATCGTCCGCTCATCGAGACGATCGAGCGCGACGAGTCGGCTCACGTGACTGTGCTTCGCACCGCCATCTCTGGCGCGGGCGGCACTCCGGTCGATTACACCGACTCGGACTTCGACTTCGGCACCTTCCTCGACGAGCGGGACGACTTCTTCGCGCTCGCGCAGTCGCTGGAGGACACCGGGGTCCGCGCGTACAAGGGGCAGGCCGCTGCCATCCTCGGCTCGCCGTACCTGACGACGGCGCTCCAGATCCACTCGGTGGAGGGCCGTCACGCCGCCGCCATCCGCCGCATCCGTGGCGAGAAGGGCTGGATTCCCGCCAACCAGGCCAGCGCGCCGGTCCCGGCGGTCTATGGTGCAGGCAACGGCTTCCCGGCGGAGAACAACACCACGCAGGGTGGGGTCTCTCTGACGACGGCGCTCTCGGGCTACACGCCGCAGCAGATCACCGAGGCGTTCGACGAGGGCCTCGACATGACGACCGTTCTCGACATCGCGGGCGGTTTCATCACGGGTTCGGAGGGCGACGGCAACGACTAG
- a CDS encoding DUF2945 domain-containing protein, producing the protein MPAYETGDEVEWNWGSGTGTGTVQEVFTERVTRTIDGTEVTRDADPDNPAYLIEQEDGDRVLKSESELSTA; encoded by the coding sequence ATGCCCGCATACGAGACAGGCGACGAGGTCGAATGGAACTGGGGCTCGGGCACCGGCACGGGCACCGTCCAGGAGGTCTTCACCGAGCGCGTCACGCGCACGATCGACGGCACCGAGGTGACGCGCGATGCCGACCCCGACAACCCGGCCTACCTCATTGAGCAGGAGGACGGTGACCGGGTCCTCAAGTCCGAGAGCGAGCTCTCCACAGCCTGA